In the genome of Oenanthe melanoleuca isolate GR-GAL-2019-014 chromosome 21, OMel1.0, whole genome shotgun sequence, one region contains:
- the PARK7 gene encoding Parkinson disease protein 7 has translation MASKRALVILAKGAEEMETVIPTDVMRRAGIKVTVAGLTGKEPVQCSRDVFICPDASLEDARKEGPYDVVVLPGGNLGAQNLSESAAVKDILKDQESRKGLIAAICAGPTALLAHGIGYGSKVTTHPLAKDKMMNGAHYSYSESRVERDGNILTSRGPGTSFEFGLAIVETLLGKEVAEQVKAPLILKE, from the exons ATGGCCTCAAAGAGAGCATTGGTGATTCTGGCTAAAGGGGCAGAGGAGATGGAAACTGTAATCCCCACTGATGTTATGAGACGAGCTGGG ATCAAGGTGACTGTTGCAGGCCTAACAGGAAAAGAACCAGTGCAGTGCAGTCGAGATGTCTTCATTTGTCCTGATGCCAGTCTTGAAGATGCCAGGAAAGAG GGGCCTTATGATGTTGTGGTCCTACCTGGAGGGAACCTTGGAGCTCAAAACTTGTCTGAG TCTGCTGCTGTGAAAGACATTTTGAAGGaccaggaaagcagaaaaggcctgaTTGCTGCAATATGTGCAG GTCCTACTGCTCTTCTGGCACATGGCATAGGGTATGGAAGCAAAGTCACAACACACCCTTTGGCCAAAGACAAAATGATGAATGGAG CTCACTACTCGTACTCGGAGAGCCGCGTGGAGAGGGACGGCAACATCCTCACCAGCCGCGGGCCCGGCACCAGCTTCGAGTTCGGCCTGGCCATCGTGGAGACCCTGCTGGGCAAGGAGGTGGCTGAGCAGGTGAAGGCACCTCTAATACTGAAGGAGTGA
- the TNFRSF9 gene encoding tumor necrosis factor receptor superfamily member 9, with translation MAPGRALLPAALLALALSPAPAAALPCTADCPAGTYVASEHCGRAAGADCQPCPDGTFSIAAGRGGCRMCRQCEGLFRYLKECSSTSDAECTCKEGYSCGDDGCTFCTRGCGVGKESTRNGCQTCRNGTFNDQPNGSCKNWTMCSGNQVLEPGTPAKDVICKHASVNPTSVTTQPTTSLEIPFSITVPGKDVQTDMIRISVAVAGLSCIIFLLPLCICFSVWHKKKLHTVFKKMHTPEQSMQEDDACSCHFPEEEQGEYQDHKSTEFRDLLVN, from the exons ATGGCTCCGGGCCGGGCGCTGCTGCCCGCGGCGCTGCTGGCGCTGGCGCTGAGCCCGGCAcccgcggccgcgctgccgTGCACCGCTGACTGCCCGGCGG GTACGTACGTAGCGAGCGAGCACTGCGGacgggcggcgggcgcggactgccagccctgcccggaCGGCACCTTCTCCATCGCGGCGGGACGCGGCGGCTGCAGGATGTGTCGGCAGTGCGAAG GACTATTTCGGTATTTAAAAGAGTGTTCCTCAACGAGTGATGCTGAGTGCACGTGCAAGGAGGGCTATAGCTGCGGCGACGATGGCTGCACCTTCTGCACCCGCGGCTGTGGTGTGGGCAAGGAGAGCACCAGGAATG GTTGCCAGACTTGCCGCAACGGAACCTTTAATGATCAGCCCAACGGCTCCTGTAAGAACTGGACAAT GTGCTCTGGAAACCAAGTCCTGGAGCCTGGAACTCCAGCAAAAGATGTCATATGCAAACATGCTTCAGTTAACCCCACTTCAGTCACTACTCAACCTACCACATCTCttgaaattccattttctaTCACTGTGCCAG GGAAGGATGTTCAGACAGACATGATCAGGATTTCTGTCGCTGTGGCTGGGCTGTCGTGCATAATCTTCTTACTGCCCTTGTGCATCTGCTTCAGTGTCTGGCATAAAAAGAAACTACACACTGTCTTCAAGAAAA tgcaCACACCTGAACAGTCAATGCAGGAAGATGatgcctgcagctgccactTCCCTGAGGAGGAACAAGGTGAATATCAGGACCACAAATCCACAGAGTTCAGAGATCTTCTGGTGAACTAG
- the ERRFI1 gene encoding ERBB receptor feedback inhibitor 1, whose product MSTAGVAAQEMRVPLKTGFLHTSQGMGSLKTCWGTHSGFENTFFNVDPIAVTYNLNPSSEQHLPSIGHSSNQASMNDHIAGSCIQVPSQKSSPPPVSPKNEQPISRYDDHLVPGFSKLSLTMGCVSEETPPHMPIKNGPIQLLSASSNDRSCRPLPPLPISEDFTPDEVDREVEFLTSSDTDFLLEDYELPSFKSSAPSRRSFRGCGQINYAYFDTPAGPKAEDANPTPSLNVYISSIYPPPQQLHRRLRRSHSGPAGSLNKPIVRLTGHLNRSSPTSDEDKPEIPPRVPIPPRALKPDYRRWSAEVASSAYSDEDRPPKVPPREPLSRSNSRTPSPKSLPSYLNGVMPPTQSFAPDPKYVSSKALQRQNSEGSSNRVPCILPIIENGKKASSTHYYLLPERPPYLDKYEKFFREAEERSSNTEVQSWSGDCTATSAPIKLDSKPRMDIGGPLKRKHLSYVVSP is encoded by the exons ATGTCAACTGCAGGAGTTGCTGCTCAGGAGATGAGAGTCCCCTTAAAAACCGGATTTCTTCACACCAGTCAAGGCATGGGCAGTCTGAAAACCTGCTGGGGTACTCACAGTGGATTTGAAAA tACTTTCTTTAATGTGGACCCTATAGCAGTGACATATAATTTAAATCCATCAAGCGAGCAGCATTTGCCATCCATTG GGCACTCTTCCAACCAGGCTTCCATGAATGACCACATTGCTGGAAGTTGCATCCAGGTCCCTTCTCAGAAATCCAGTCCACCTCCTGTAAGTCCCAAAAATGAACAGCCAATTTCAAGGTACGACGACCACCTCGTTCCTGGCTTTAGTAAACTGTCATTAACCATGGGCTGTGTTTCTGAGGAAACACCTCCCCACATGCCAATTAAAAATGGACCAATTCAACTTCTGTCTGCATCTTCTAATGATCGCAGCTGCAGGCCACTACCCCCTCTGCCTATATCTGAAGACTTTACTCCAGATGAGGTTGACAGAGAGGTAGAATTCCTGACTAGCTCAGATACTGACTTTTTGTTAGAGGATTATGAACTTCCTTCTTTTAAATCCAGTGCTCCAAGCCGTCGGAGCTTTAGGGGCTGTGGACAAATCAACTATGCGTATTTCGATACTCCAGCAGGACCAAAAGCAGAAGATGCCAACCCCACACCAAGCCTGAATGTGTACATATCCAGTATTTATCCtcccccacagcagctgcaccgCCGCCTGCGGAGGTCCCACTCTGGGCCAGCTGGATCTCTCAATAAACCCATAGTAAGACTAACTGGACATTTAAACAGGTCGTCTCCAACTTCTGATGAAGATAAACCAGAGATTCCCCCAAGGGTGCCCATACCCCCAAGGGCTCTCAAACCAGACTACAGAAGGTGGTCAGCAGAAGTGGCTTCCAGTGCTTACAGTGATGAAGACCGGCCTCCCAAAGTGCCCCCCCGAGAACCTCTGTCACGGAGCAATTCCCGCACCCCCAGTCCCAAAAGCCTTCCATCATACCTCAATGGGGTTATGCCCCCCACCCAGAGCTTTGCACCTGATCCTAAGTATGTCAGCAGCAAAGCTCTACAAAGACAAAATAGTGAAGGATCTTCCAACAGGGTCCCCTGCATTCTTCCAATTATTGAAAATGGTAAGAAGGCCAGTTCAACGCACTACTATCTGCTACCCGAGAGACCTCCGTATTTGGACAAGTATGAGAAATTCTTCAGAGAAGCAGAGGAGAGGAGTTCAAACACTGAGGTTCAGTCCTGGTCTGGTGACTGCACAGCCACCTCAGCCCCAATAAAACTGGACTCAAAACCCAGAATGGACATAGGTGGTCCCCTGAAACGAAAGCATCTGTCCTACGTGGTTTCCCCTTAG